From Lolium perenne isolate Kyuss_39 chromosome 5, Kyuss_2.0, whole genome shotgun sequence, a single genomic window includes:
- the LOC127301310 gene encoding uncharacterized protein At1g66480 yields the protein MGNALAGRRRVAKVMTVDGATFRYKAPATAGTALRGHPGHQLLESDEVRRLGVRARPLDRDAALKPGKLYFLVQLPRGGGGRGDADDDLRAPRKTWSGALHVGARERLESLMLSRRTVSDVASLMPSSRGAVVGGGAGLGGEGVSGRRSSSVEAGADGAVRLRMRLPKAEVARLMKESRDPAEAAERIMQLCVARDQGGGPAPSGPARHASAPASALYTGKTAVKKEKRTRFMAVPDEIIG from the exons ATGGGGAACGCTCTGGCCGGCAGGCGGCGCGTGGCGAAGGTGATGACGGTGGACGGCGCCACGTTCCGGTACAAGGCGCCGGCCACGGCGGGCACGGCGCTGCGCGGCCATCCGGGCCACCAGCTCCTGGAGTCGGACGAGGTGCGGCGGCTGGGCGTGCGCGCGAGGCCGCTGGACCGCGACGCGGCGCTGAAGCCGGGGAAGCTCTACTTCCTGGTGCAGCTCCCTCGTGGTGGTGGGGGGCGCGGGGACGCGGACGATGACCTGCGCGCCCCGCGGAAGACGTGGTCCGGTGCGCTCCACGTGGGCGCGAGGGAGCGGCTGGAGAGCCTGATGCTCTCGCGCCGCACCGTGTCGGACGTGGCGTCGCTGATGCCGTCGTCCCGGGGGGCGGTGGTGGGTGGTGGTGCGGGACTTGGCGGGGAGGGGGTGTCGGGGCGGCGGTCGTCGTCGGTTGAGGCCGGCGCGGACGGCGCGGTGCGGCTGCGGATGCGGCTGCCGAAGGCGGAGGTGGCGAGGCTGATGAAGGAGAGCCGGGACCCCGCCGAGGCCGCCGAGCGGATCATGCAGCTCTGCGTCGCCAGGGACCAGGGCGGCGGCCCCGCGCCGTCGGGGCCGGCGCGCCACGCCTCGGCGCCCGCCTCCGCGCTGTACACCGGCAAGACGGCCGTGAAGAAAGAG AAGCGGACGAGGTTCATGGCGGTGCCGGACGAGATCATCGGATGA